The following coding sequences are from one Geodermatophilus normandii window:
- a CDS encoding TVP38/TMEM64 family protein has protein sequence MRTSWLRAGALLAVLAAGTVVALTVELPDVDAVRRWVAGAGAPGLVLLALATGALLVGPVPRMALCVLLGVVLGFWTGLAVSLAGGMLGALAAFGLSRWLGRETVVRLAGPRLAAVDRAVAGRGFVAVLVGRLLPVVPFSALSHAAGLSAVPLGAYAAGTALGLVPGTVLQVGVGASVPELTAWAARAGSPLMLAVVTAVSVTAAAVVRLRRRGTGAVGACRAGPVHGTSPSVGPEE, from the coding sequence GTGCGGACGTCGTGGCTGCGGGCGGGCGCGCTGCTCGCCGTGCTCGCCGCCGGGACCGTCGTCGCGCTGACCGTCGAGCTCCCCGACGTCGACGCCGTGCGCCGCTGGGTGGCCGGCGCCGGCGCGCCGGGGCTGGTGCTGCTCGCCCTCGCCACGGGTGCCCTGCTCGTCGGGCCGGTCCCGCGGATGGCGCTGTGCGTGCTGCTGGGCGTCGTCCTGGGGTTCTGGACGGGGCTCGCCGTGTCCCTCGCCGGCGGCATGCTGGGCGCGCTGGCCGCCTTCGGCCTGTCCCGGTGGCTCGGGAGGGAGACCGTGGTCCGGCTGGCCGGTCCGCGGCTGGCGGCGGTGGACCGGGCGGTGGCCGGCCGCGGGTTCGTGGCCGTCCTCGTCGGGCGGCTGCTGCCGGTGGTGCCGTTCAGCGCGCTGAGCCACGCGGCGGGGCTGTCGGCCGTGCCGCTCGGGGCCTACGCGGCGGGGACGGCGCTCGGCCTCGTGCCGGGGACGGTGCTGCAGGTGGGCGTGGGCGCGTCGGTGCCGGAGCTGACGGCGTGGGCCGCGCGCGCCGGGTCGCCGCTGATGCTCGCCGTCGTCACTGCCGTGTCGGTCACTGCTGCCGCGGTCGTCCGGCTGCGGCGGCGCGGGACTGGCGCGGTGGGGGCCTGCCGGGCCGGTCCCGTCCACGGCACGTCGCCCTCCGTCGGGCCCGAGGAGTGA
- a CDS encoding glycosyltransferase family 4 protein has translation METAIRVFLESGRRRDYTVMTLTTDDGGHPEAVLPGRGLNNPLTYLSQLARLVRRPPAVLVVSLWRAALLGAVVKVLRPRVQLVVFLHNVRYKNRPDRWCHRAALAVSDVVFVDSEAAREALVPDTRQPVRRITFKLRTDVAAVRPTFEAPWYLAYWGRLSPQKRIDRALQLLATMRHREDCRLLCIGTDDGDGDRLRKMAAELGVEEYVEWLPEMPFPSIEAQVSRASFFVQLSDFEGMAMSVVEAMQMGLVPVVSPVGEIRNYADDGINALVFRGDVEELAGRVLDVIGDPQRWRTLHEAAMATWRETPGYTESFSEAIDELLTSARRP, from the coding sequence GTGGAGACCGCCATCCGCGTCTTCCTCGAGTCAGGTAGACGCCGCGACTACACGGTGATGACGCTGACCACCGATGACGGCGGACATCCAGAGGCAGTTCTCCCTGGCCGTGGCCTCAACAATCCGCTCACCTACCTGTCTCAGCTCGCGCGACTCGTCCGGAGACCACCCGCGGTCCTCGTCGTCTCCCTGTGGCGGGCCGCTCTGCTCGGCGCGGTCGTCAAGGTCCTGCGACCGAGGGTGCAACTGGTCGTTTTCCTGCACAACGTCCGGTACAAGAACCGGCCGGACCGGTGGTGCCACCGTGCAGCGCTCGCTGTGTCCGACGTCGTCTTCGTCGATTCCGAGGCCGCACGGGAGGCGCTCGTCCCGGACACGCGTCAACCGGTCCGTCGCATCACGTTCAAGCTCAGGACCGATGTCGCGGCGGTGCGGCCCACCTTCGAGGCACCGTGGTACCTGGCCTATTGGGGTCGGCTGTCGCCTCAGAAGCGGATCGACCGAGCCCTGCAACTGTTGGCGACGATGCGCCACCGGGAGGACTGCCGGCTGCTCTGCATCGGCACCGACGATGGCGACGGCGACCGGCTGAGGAAGATGGCAGCCGAGCTCGGTGTCGAGGAGTACGTGGAGTGGTTGCCCGAGATGCCCTTCCCCTCGATCGAGGCGCAGGTGTCCCGGGCCTCCTTCTTCGTACAGCTCAGTGACTTCGAGGGCATGGCGATGTCCGTCGTCGAGGCGATGCAGATGGGGCTGGTACCCGTCGTCTCACCGGTGGGTGAGATCCGGAACTACGCCGACGACGGGATCAACGCGCTGGTCTTCCGGGGTGACGTCGAGGAACTGGCCGGCCGGGTCCTCGACGTCATCGGTGATCCGCAGCGGTGGCGCACGCTGCACGAAGCTGCGATGGCGACCTGGCGGGAGACGCCCGGCTACACGGAGTCCTTCTCCGAGGCGATCGACGAGCTCCTGACGTCCGCGAGGAGGCCGTGA
- a CDS encoding polysaccharide biosynthesis tyrosine autokinase, protein MELKDVFAALRTNWWMPLVGALLGACASVAYCLTTTPVYSAETQFFIASTETSTSSEAFQGGQFSQQRVASYAQLLSGEELAGRVNDRLGLDEDVEELAARITAIPVADTVLINVIVDDPSPQQARQIAEAVGDEFTVLVTDLETPNGGGQAPVKATVTEDPKEPTSPSWPDIPRIVAIATLGCLVLGAAAAVLRRQLDRTVKSADTASGLGGAPVVGTVLRDTTLGLRHVYDQRSPNRAAEDYRQLRTALQFLSVDNPPRVIMVTSAMPTEGKTTVAINLAVALAESGRQVTLLDADLRRPRVAGYLGLVGGVGLTNVLAGSAEAAEVEQVFGTEGLKVIGAGPTPPNPNELLSSRQMFSLVDQLRESNDFVLIDAPPVLPVADAAGLGVLADGVLVSVRHGHTRKDQLQQATATLERVGARILGVVLNIVPLSARAAQAYGYGTDYVQDAQPRTRKRADPHRSSSRSAARSQALTPVTDPEGRRGRPGRA, encoded by the coding sequence TTGGAACTGAAGGACGTGTTCGCGGCCTTGCGCACCAATTGGTGGATGCCGCTCGTCGGAGCCCTTCTCGGGGCCTGCGCCTCAGTCGCGTACTGCCTGACGACGACCCCGGTCTACTCGGCCGAGACCCAGTTCTTCATCGCCAGCACGGAGACGTCGACCAGTTCGGAGGCGTTCCAGGGCGGCCAGTTCTCGCAGCAGCGGGTGGCGTCCTATGCACAACTGCTGTCGGGTGAGGAACTGGCCGGACGGGTGAACGACCGGCTGGGCCTCGACGAGGACGTCGAGGAACTGGCCGCTCGCATCACGGCCATCCCCGTGGCCGACACGGTGCTCATCAACGTGATCGTCGACGATCCCTCTCCTCAACAGGCGCGGCAGATCGCCGAGGCGGTGGGTGACGAGTTCACCGTGTTGGTGACGGACCTGGAGACCCCCAACGGTGGAGGGCAGGCGCCGGTCAAGGCCACGGTGACGGAGGACCCGAAGGAGCCCACGTCGCCGAGCTGGCCCGACATCCCGCGCATCGTCGCCATCGCCACCCTGGGCTGTCTCGTCCTCGGCGCGGCGGCTGCGGTCCTCCGTCGCCAGCTGGACCGGACGGTCAAGAGCGCCGACACTGCGTCGGGTCTCGGCGGGGCCCCGGTGGTCGGCACCGTGCTACGAGACACGACCCTGGGCCTGCGCCACGTCTACGACCAGCGGAGTCCCAACCGCGCTGCCGAGGACTACCGCCAGTTGCGCACCGCCCTCCAGTTCCTCAGCGTCGACAACCCACCGCGGGTGATCATGGTGACCAGCGCGATGCCCACCGAGGGCAAGACGACGGTCGCCATCAACCTGGCCGTCGCCCTGGCGGAGTCGGGACGGCAGGTCACGCTCCTCGACGCCGACCTCCGTCGCCCGCGGGTGGCCGGCTACCTCGGCCTGGTCGGCGGAGTGGGGCTGACCAACGTCTTGGCCGGCAGCGCGGAGGCTGCTGAGGTCGAACAGGTCTTCGGGACCGAGGGACTGAAGGTCATCGGTGCCGGTCCGACCCCGCCGAACCCCAACGAGCTGCTGTCCTCCCGGCAGATGTTCTCCCTCGTGGACCAACTGCGGGAGTCCAACGACTTCGTGCTCATCGACGCACCACCGGTGCTCCCCGTGGCCGACGCGGCGGGACTGGGGGTCCTCGCCGATGGCGTCCTGGTGTCCGTGCGTCACGGACACACCCGCAAGGACCAGCTGCAGCAGGCGACGGCGACGCTGGAACGGGTCGGGGCTCGCATCCTCGGCGTCGTCCTCAACATCGTCCCGTTGAGTGCTCGAGCAGCGCAGGCCTACGGCTACGGCACCGACTACGTGCAGGATGCTCAACCGCGGACACGGAAGCGGGCTGACCCGCACCGGTCCAGCAGCAGGTCGGCGGCCCGATCCCAGGCCCTCACACCAGTCACCGACCCGGAGGGTCGTCGCGGTCGCCCCGGACGGGCGTGA
- a CDS encoding glycosyltransferase family 4 protein yields the protein MTVHVVHVAQPTTEGVARCVVQLARHQVSCGLRVTVVCPDEGWLPAEAVAAGAAHVSWAAGRSPGLATAVETARLRRALRGLRPDVVHLHSAKAGLAGRLAIRSSIPTVYQPHAWSFLAVEGLMRRLTLAYERWAVRWAHRVVCVSEAECRDAVELGVRLEGKSRVVPNGVDTERFSPRDRRAARERLGLGDAPLAVCVGRLSRQKGQDVLLDAWPAIRDVAPGARLALVGEGPERQRLEKAAGEGVLFVGSSDPRDWYAAATVVVAPSRWEGMALVSLEAAASGRSVVMSDVAGAREVIPPSAGAVVPVEDVDALAAAVSERLLDLEGADREGAHGRRHVGSRYGLTISGKRVLAVYDEVLRTAEPLAQGPGAVTDRPGTS from the coding sequence ATGACCGTCCACGTCGTCCATGTCGCACAGCCCACGACGGAGGGCGTCGCCCGGTGCGTCGTGCAGCTCGCTCGTCACCAGGTGTCGTGTGGGCTCCGGGTCACCGTCGTCTGTCCCGACGAGGGTTGGCTTCCGGCGGAGGCCGTCGCAGCCGGCGCTGCCCACGTGTCCTGGGCCGCCGGCCGTAGTCCCGGACTGGCGACTGCGGTCGAGACCGCCCGCCTCCGCCGAGCCCTGCGTGGGCTCCGGCCGGATGTGGTGCACCTGCACAGCGCCAAGGCCGGCCTGGCCGGCCGCCTGGCCATCCGGTCCTCCATCCCGACCGTCTACCAGCCGCACGCGTGGTCCTTCCTGGCGGTGGAGGGCCTCATGCGCCGGCTCACGCTGGCCTACGAACGCTGGGCCGTGAGGTGGGCACACCGTGTGGTCTGCGTCAGCGAGGCCGAGTGTCGAGACGCGGTCGAGTTGGGCGTGCGGCTGGAGGGCAAGTCCCGTGTCGTCCCCAACGGGGTCGACACCGAACGCTTCTCCCCGCGCGACCGCAGGGCGGCACGGGAGCGTCTCGGGCTGGGCGATGCCCCGCTCGCCGTCTGTGTCGGCCGCCTGAGCCGGCAGAAGGGGCAGGACGTCCTCCTGGACGCGTGGCCGGCCATCCGAGACGTGGCACCGGGCGCACGACTCGCGCTCGTCGGTGAGGGGCCCGAGCGTCAGCGGCTGGAGAAGGCCGCGGGCGAGGGCGTCCTCTTCGTGGGCAGCAGCGACCCGCGGGACTGGTATGCAGCCGCGACGGTCGTGGTGGCCCCGTCACGGTGGGAGGGGATGGCGCTGGTCAGCCTGGAGGCGGCAGCGAGTGGTCGCAGCGTCGTCATGAGCGACGTGGCGGGAGCACGGGAGGTCATCCCGCCGTCCGCCGGAGCCGTCGTCCCGGTCGAGGACGTCGACGCTCTGGCGGCAGCGGTGTCCGAGCGGCTCCTGGACCTGGAGGGCGCCGACCGCGAGGGGGCCCACGGTCGCCGACACGTCGGCAGCCGGTACGGGTTGACGATCAGCGGCAAGCGGGTGCTGGCGGTCTATGACGAGGTGCTGCGTACTGCTGAGCCGCTGGCTCAGGGTCCGGGAGCCGTCACCGACCGGCCCGGAACCTCCTGA
- a CDS encoding sugar transferase yields MYLSLLETVDGAVPGEAQSVGRRWYWLTPRLRGEGTAARRAWRASYVRRLVLLDAVAALMAAIVGSLVPEDGPLMSAAASTALVVALPVVWLGAMLVARTYEERFLWVGPEEFRRVFSAAALLLATVGTVSWAFELEVARSFVVVALPLATLLTLAVRVALRLRLHSRRARGRHVQTAVLVGHRSGVAALNAQMEREARHGYRVIGCCLPLSAGDRDVFDGLPVLGGLDEVADVVRRYEIDTVAVLPSPELDGARLRKLGWDLEDTEAELLLAPAVTEVAGPRVHVRPVAGLPLVHVERPEFTGVRRIAKEVVDRTAAGLGVLVLLPVLVTLAVLVKATSRGPVFFTHERIGRDGRPFQVLKFRSMVVDADKVELDLHEQNQGNAVQFKMRRDPRVTGIGAVMRRYSLDELPQLFNVLGGSMSLVGPRPHVTREVEQYGFDMRRRLLVKPGITGLWQVSGRSDLSWDDAVRLDVRYVENWSLAFDFMILWKTVGAVLRGSGAY; encoded by the coding sequence GTGTACTTGTCCCTGCTCGAAACCGTCGACGGCGCGGTCCCTGGCGAAGCGCAGTCTGTCGGTCGCCGTTGGTACTGGCTGACACCTCGCCTCCGGGGCGAGGGGACCGCCGCCCGCCGGGCGTGGCGCGCCTCGTACGTCCGCCGCCTCGTCCTCCTCGACGCCGTCGCGGCGCTGATGGCCGCCATCGTGGGGTCGCTCGTCCCCGAGGACGGCCCGCTGATGAGCGCCGCGGCGAGCACCGCGCTCGTCGTCGCCCTCCCCGTCGTGTGGCTCGGGGCCATGCTCGTCGCCCGCACCTACGAGGAGCGCTTCCTCTGGGTCGGTCCCGAGGAGTTCCGCCGGGTCTTCTCCGCCGCCGCCCTCCTGCTCGCCACGGTCGGCACCGTCTCCTGGGCCTTCGAGCTCGAGGTGGCCCGCAGCTTCGTCGTCGTCGCCCTCCCGCTGGCCACGCTGCTGACGCTCGCCGTCCGCGTCGCCCTCCGCCTGCGGCTGCACTCCCGGCGCGCCCGGGGCCGGCACGTGCAGACGGCGGTGCTCGTCGGGCACCGCAGCGGTGTCGCCGCCCTGAACGCGCAGATGGAGCGCGAGGCCCGGCACGGCTACCGCGTCATCGGCTGCTGCCTGCCACTGTCGGCCGGCGACCGCGACGTCTTCGACGGCCTGCCGGTCCTCGGCGGCCTCGACGAGGTCGCCGACGTCGTCCGCCGCTACGAGATCGACACGGTCGCGGTCCTGCCCTCCCCGGAGCTCGACGGCGCGCGGCTGCGCAAGCTCGGCTGGGACCTCGAGGACACCGAGGCCGAGCTCCTGCTCGCCCCGGCGGTCACCGAGGTCGCCGGCCCGCGGGTGCACGTGCGCCCGGTCGCCGGGCTGCCGCTCGTGCACGTCGAGCGCCCCGAGTTCACCGGCGTCCGCCGCATCGCCAAGGAGGTCGTCGACCGCACGGCTGCCGGGCTCGGCGTCCTCGTCCTCCTGCCGGTGCTGGTCACCCTCGCCGTCCTCGTCAAGGCCACCAGCCGGGGCCCGGTCTTCTTCACGCACGAGCGGATCGGCCGCGACGGCCGGCCGTTCCAGGTCCTGAAGTTCCGCAGCATGGTGGTCGACGCGGACAAGGTCGAGCTGGACCTGCACGAGCAGAACCAGGGCAACGCGGTGCAGTTCAAGATGCGCCGTGACCCGCGGGTCACCGGGATCGGTGCGGTCATGCGGCGCTACTCGCTCGACGAGCTGCCGCAGCTGTTCAACGTCCTCGGCGGCAGCATGAGCCTGGTCGGGCCGCGCCCGCACGTCACCCGCGAGGTCGAGCAGTACGGCTTCGACATGCGCCGCCGGCTGCTCGTCAAGCCGGGCATCACCGGCCTGTGGCAGGTCAGCGGCCGGTCGGACCTGTCCTGGGACGACGCCGTGCGGCTCGACGTCCGCTACGTGGAGAACTGGTCGCTGGCCTTCGACTTCATGATCCTCTGGAAGACGGTGGGGGCCGTGCTCCGCGGTTCCGGCGCGTACTGA
- a CDS encoding right-handed parallel beta-helix repeat-containing protein: MSRRRFVAAVTAGGTLAGAAVVGVVTKQTPGGRLSASDVLNPLDHGAAGDGTTDDRAAIQALLDSAPPGATVLIPGGRTFALSGGLVCEQTVNLCGGGTIAVVGGLDEDGMPAGLTLRGQGSTVQGVVLSNPGELTGRPGLTTGGYNVGILIEAHDVLVSECTIDRFQGGIVVAADGEWQRIRILGNRIEDVLGRGLGPTDVTSPDGEDGGDGICVWGSQATVTGNVVNAKAGRDARIGIHFEALPDRQRKVPATGHADEQISVCGNVVYGQFRRGIVVEQATGATVNGNCVADATWWSIALINTRNCTVSANAIAWTRTAEDNQGESWSPRRAALTCYGEVSDCVLSDNTVHATATSAARCFVNIQSDDGVPSDLLISGNVFGGDPSAAIQDALLTGPRTLRPRILGNRFSVFTERGLNLYGADRFEVANNSIDGNDGSPGRGIEADGAGAGLISNNVVSNVTQAIVVSNSSGVLVVGNLVTDCQDGFDGYASAGLLVSSNAFRVLGAKTLNIDDGANGNVVASNG; this comes from the coding sequence ATGAGCCGGAGACGATTCGTCGCTGCGGTCACCGCAGGGGGAACGCTCGCCGGCGCCGCCGTCGTCGGCGTGGTCACGAAGCAGACCCCGGGAGGTCGTCTGTCTGCGAGCGACGTCCTCAACCCACTCGACCACGGAGCCGCCGGCGACGGCACGACGGACGACAGAGCCGCCATCCAGGCCCTGCTGGACTCGGCCCCGCCGGGCGCCACGGTCCTCATCCCCGGCGGTCGCACCTTCGCGCTGAGCGGCGGGCTGGTCTGCGAGCAGACGGTGAACCTCTGCGGTGGCGGGACGATCGCCGTCGTGGGTGGGCTCGACGAGGACGGGATGCCGGCGGGCCTGACCCTCCGGGGACAGGGCTCCACGGTCCAGGGGGTCGTCCTGTCCAACCCCGGTGAACTGACCGGACGGCCTGGGCTGACCACCGGTGGCTACAACGTCGGGATCCTCATCGAGGCGCACGACGTGCTCGTCTCGGAGTGCACGATCGACAGGTTCCAGGGCGGGATCGTCGTCGCGGCCGACGGCGAGTGGCAGCGGATCCGCATCCTGGGCAATCGCATCGAGGACGTGCTCGGTCGCGGCCTCGGGCCGACGGATGTGACCTCACCCGACGGCGAGGACGGCGGGGACGGCATCTGCGTCTGGGGATCGCAGGCGACCGTGACGGGCAACGTCGTGAACGCCAAGGCAGGTCGCGACGCCCGGATCGGCATCCACTTCGAGGCCCTCCCCGATCGGCAGCGCAAGGTTCCGGCCACCGGCCATGCGGACGAGCAGATCAGCGTGTGCGGGAACGTGGTCTACGGGCAGTTCCGTCGGGGGATCGTGGTCGAGCAGGCGACGGGGGCCACCGTGAACGGCAACTGCGTCGCCGACGCGACGTGGTGGTCCATCGCCCTCATCAACACCCGGAACTGCACCGTGAGCGCCAACGCCATCGCCTGGACCCGGACGGCCGAGGACAACCAGGGTGAGAGTTGGAGTCCGCGCCGAGCGGCGTTGACCTGCTACGGCGAAGTGTCGGACTGCGTGCTCAGTGACAACACGGTGCACGCCACGGCCACCAGCGCCGCGAGGTGCTTCGTCAACATCCAGTCGGACGACGGCGTCCCGTCCGACCTCCTCATCAGCGGCAACGTCTTCGGCGGCGACCCCTCCGCCGCCATCCAGGACGCCCTCCTCACCGGACCCCGGACCTTGCGGCCACGCATCCTCGGCAACAGGTTCTCGGTGTTCACCGAGCGGGGCCTCAACCTCTACGGCGCCGATCGTTTCGAGGTGGCGAACAACAGCATCGACGGCAACGACGGATCCCCCGGACGGGGGATCGAGGCCGACGGCGCCGGAGCCGGACTCATCAGCAACAACGTCGTCAGCAACGTGACGCAGGCGATCGTGGTGTCCAACTCCTCCGGAGTCCTCGTCGTGGGGAACCTCGTGACCGACTGTCAGGACGGCTTCGACGGGTATGCCTCCGCCGGCCTACTGGTCTCCAGCAACGCGTTCCGGGTCCTCGGCGCCAAGACGCTCAACATCGACGACGGGGCCAACGGCAACGTCGTCGCCTCGAACGGATGA
- a CDS encoding sugar transferase codes for MRTVRTWPTAETPAKEKWWVRRGVGPYLVLVDVVAFAVATLITLPGSALAHALALAFLLLVFWRAGLYRSRLNLSLLDDLPYTLAAVVVAWTFKVALFSVLPGVDPPVRQVTHFVVLLAAILVARLVAYHVVRTARCRGLVRHRTLVVGAGQMGVRVAATLLERRNYGLDPIGFLDAGEHDEATALLPIPLLGRYDRLAQVIREQAVRDVIVAYGGTDEDELVDILRTCDRLDVDVFVVPRLFELHHTNRYTDEIWGIPLVRRRRSVYRSPWWRTKRLVDVVVSAVSLLVLLPVLTACAVAVRLEGGPGIIFRQTRVGLDGRPFEVLKFRSLKPVDETESQTNWNIKHDDRLGPVGRFLRASSLDELPQLWNIFRGDMSLVGPRPERPHFVDQFSAHIPRYTARHRVPAGLTGWAQSHGLRGDTSIEDRARFDNYYIENWSPWLDMKIVLKTVGQVLRRQGG; via the coding sequence GTGCGCACGGTCAGGACCTGGCCGACCGCAGAGACGCCTGCCAAGGAGAAGTGGTGGGTCCGGCGCGGTGTCGGGCCCTACCTGGTGCTCGTCGACGTCGTCGCCTTCGCCGTCGCGACCCTCATCACGCTGCCGGGGTCAGCGCTGGCGCACGCCCTCGCGCTGGCCTTCCTGCTGCTGGTGTTCTGGCGTGCCGGCCTGTACCGCTCACGGCTGAACCTCTCGCTGCTGGACGACCTGCCTTACACCCTGGCTGCGGTCGTCGTCGCCTGGACCTTCAAGGTGGCCCTCTTCTCCGTCCTGCCCGGGGTCGACCCGCCGGTGCGTCAGGTCACGCACTTCGTGGTGCTCCTCGCCGCGATCCTGGTCGCGCGCCTCGTCGCCTACCACGTGGTGCGCACCGCCCGGTGCCGCGGCCTCGTCCGGCACCGGACCCTCGTCGTGGGAGCCGGGCAGATGGGCGTCCGCGTGGCCGCCACCCTGCTCGAGCGCCGCAACTACGGCCTCGACCCGATCGGCTTCCTCGACGCGGGGGAGCACGACGAGGCCACGGCCCTCCTCCCGATCCCACTGCTCGGCAGGTACGACCGGCTCGCGCAGGTCATCCGCGAGCAGGCCGTCCGAGACGTCATCGTCGCCTACGGCGGGACCGACGAGGACGAGCTCGTCGACATCCTGCGCACCTGCGACCGGCTCGACGTCGACGTCTTCGTCGTCCCCCGGCTGTTCGAGCTGCACCACACGAACCGCTACACCGACGAGATCTGGGGCATCCCGCTGGTCCGGCGCCGGCGCTCGGTCTACCGCAGCCCGTGGTGGCGGACGAAGCGGCTGGTCGACGTCGTCGTGTCCGCGGTGTCGCTGCTGGTGCTCCTCCCGGTGCTGACCGCCTGCGCGGTCGCCGTCCGGCTGGAGGGCGGCCCGGGGATCATCTTCCGCCAGACCCGCGTCGGGCTCGACGGCCGTCCGTTCGAGGTGCTGAAGTTCCGCTCCCTCAAGCCGGTGGACGAGACCGAGTCGCAGACGAACTGGAACATCAAGCACGACGACCGGCTGGGACCCGTGGGCCGGTTCCTGCGGGCGAGCTCGCTCGACGAGCTGCCGCAGCTGTGGAACATCTTCCGCGGGGACATGAGCCTCGTCGGGCCGCGTCCGGAGCGGCCGCACTTCGTCGACCAGTTCTCCGCGCACATCCCCCGCTACACCGCCCGGCACCGGGTGCCGGCGGGGTTGACCGGTTGGGCGCAGTCGCACGGCCTGCGCGGGGACACCTCGATCGAGGACCGGGCCCGCTTCGACAACTACTACATCGAGAACTGGTCACCGTGGCTCGACATGAAGATCGTCCTGAAGACCGTGGGGCAGGTGCTCCGGCGCCAGGGCGGCTGA
- a CDS encoding glycoside hydrolase family 3 N-terminal domain-containing protein: MRPPVRTRPAALLALACLVLSACSGSAEDPPVTTSPATASSTRSEVTVPEAADPVDAALAGMDRRAQVAQLFVVGVQLDDLSPGDDLVADGVGGVFLAGRSRAPAAELAAVTGRWASGAPGPRPWVAVDQEGGQVQALQGPGFDRLPAADEQGQLPPDRLAALAGTLGAQLASAGVTLDLAPVADVVPAGTEEGNDPIGAFGRQYGSTAADVVPDVRAVVDGLAAHGVTATLKHFPGLGLVDATTDEVAGVTDPVTTAVSEQVTAFGELARSDAEPFVMVSSATYPRLDPDAPATFSRRVVTTLLRGFLRFDGVVITDDVGAAVAFEDVPPGDRAVRFLGAGGTLVLTVDAEIYPEMLDAVLARAEADPAFSATVDAAVRTALAAKARAGLLQQVRAPAR, encoded by the coding sequence ATGCGCCCGCCCGTCCGGACCCGCCCGGCCGCCCTGTTGGCGCTCGCCTGCCTGGTCCTGTCCGCCTGCTCCGGGTCGGCGGAGGACCCGCCGGTGACCACCTCCCCGGCGACGGCGAGCAGCACCCGCTCGGAGGTCACGGTGCCGGAGGCGGCCGACCCCGTCGACGCCGCCCTCGCCGGGATGGACCGCCGGGCGCAGGTCGCGCAGCTGTTCGTCGTCGGCGTGCAGCTCGACGACCTCTCCCCCGGAGACGACCTGGTCGCCGACGGCGTGGGCGGCGTCTTCCTCGCCGGCCGCTCGCGGGCCCCGGCGGCCGAGCTGGCCGCCGTCACCGGCCGCTGGGCCTCCGGTGCGCCCGGTCCGCGCCCGTGGGTCGCGGTCGACCAGGAGGGCGGCCAGGTCCAGGCGCTGCAGGGTCCCGGCTTCGACCGGCTCCCCGCCGCCGACGAGCAGGGGCAGCTGCCCCCCGACCGGCTCGCCGCGCTCGCCGGCACGCTCGGCGCCCAGCTCGCCTCGGCCGGGGTCACCCTCGACCTGGCGCCGGTCGCCGACGTCGTCCCGGCCGGCACCGAGGAGGGCAACGACCCGATCGGCGCCTTCGGCCGGCAGTACGGCAGCACCGCGGCCGACGTCGTCCCCGACGTGCGCGCGGTCGTCGACGGGCTGGCCGCCCACGGCGTCACCGCGACGCTCAAGCACTTCCCCGGCCTCGGGCTGGTCGACGCCACCACCGACGAGGTCGCCGGTGTCACCGACCCGGTCACCACCGCCGTCAGCGAGCAGGTGACCGCCTTCGGCGAGCTCGCCCGCTCCGACGCCGAACCGTTCGTGATGGTCTCCTCGGCCACCTACCCGCGGCTGGACCCGGACGCTCCCGCCACGTTCTCTCGGCGGGTCGTCACCACCCTGCTGCGTGGCTTCCTCCGCTTCGACGGCGTGGTGATCACCGACGACGTCGGCGCGGCCGTCGCCTTCGAGGACGTGCCGCCCGGCGACCGGGCGGTCCGCTTCCTCGGGGCCGGCGGCACGCTCGTGCTCACCGTGGACGCCGAGATCTACCCGGAGATGCTCGACGCCGTCCTCGCCCGCGCCGAGGCCGATCCCGCGTTCTCCGCCACGGTCGACGCCGCCGTGCGCACCGCGCTCGCCGCCAAGGCCCGGGCGGGCCTGCTCCAGCAGGTCCGCGCCCCGGCCCGTTGA